GGTGGTGCATGAAAAAGGCTCGATGATTGCAAAAATGCCGGGAGACGAGTGGCAAAAATTTGCCAATCTGCGTTTGCTCTACACGTATATGTTTACCTATCCAGGCAAAAAATTGCTTTTTATGGGCTGTGAGTTTGCTCAATATCGTGAGTGGAATGAAGATGTCTCTCTGGATTGGTATTTGTCAGAGGATAACAAACACAGCGGTATGCAGCAGCTGGTGGCGGATCTGAACGGTTTGTATCGAAATCAAACCGCACTTTATAAACACGATTTTGATGGTCAGGGGTTTGAGTGGATTGATTGCCATGACAGCTCGCAGTCCGTGTTGAGTTACCTGCGTCACAGTGAGGATGAATCCCTTGTGGTGGTGCTGAATTTTACCCCTATACCGAGGGAAAATTACCGCATTGGTTTGCCCGCAGCAGGAGAATATGAAGTGGTGTTTAACTCTGATTCGACCTACTACGGTGGCAGCAATGTGGGAAATCCAACTCGCTTGCACAGTGAAACAGAGACATGGATGGGTAAATCGGATTCAGTGGCGTTGACCTTACCCCCGCTGGCGGGGTTGATTTTAAGGCGCTGTTAATGATGTATGAGCATTTAACGCAGGGCTTTTCGTCGTTGGCGTTTTTTTAACGCCTGCACCACATGATAGCGCCAAAAAATTCTCATGCCCGCATAGCCCAGCAGCGCACTGACGATGCCCATCACCAAGCAGCCGAGTAGAAACGGCTGCCATATTTGTCCCAAACCGCTGCTAAACCAAGCCAGACTTAATTCAAACTGAAAAATCTGCGCGTCGTAACCCAGCAAAGCAGCACCCACCACATACGCAGTGTAGAACAGCGCTGGCATGGTGATAGGGTTGGTTAGCCAGACTAAACTAATGGAGATGGGCAGGTTGGCGCGGCAGGGTACAGCGGCAATGGCGGCAAACAGCATCTGAAACGGCACTGGCATCCATGCCATAAAGAGGCCGACGCCAAAGGCATTGGCGATGGAGCGGCGGTTAATGTGCCATAGATTGGGGTCGTGCAGCAGCGTGCCAAGGCATTGAAGGTTCTTATGTTTACGAACTTTGTTCGGGTCTGGCATAAGACGTTTGAAAATCTGCTTTGGCATGAGGGGGTATCGGTCTCAATGAAAAGTTGTCACAGCGTGTGCTTGGGAAGCGTATAAATCAATTTAGGCATTATCCACCTTTATGAGCAAAACAGGAACCAGCTTGTGAGCGCGCTCGCTTTTTTGCTGGGCGTTTTTCTGATTCATATCAGTACCCTTTTTTTTATCCCACTCTTGTTGGTGTTTTTGCTGGCGGCTTTGGTTTTTTATTATGGGGCTGGCTGGCGTTGGTTGATGTGGTTGTTACTGGGCTGGTGTTGGGCGAGCAGTGCTCTATTGATCTATCAGAGTCGTTTGTTGCCAGCGGAGCTGGAAGGAAAGGATCTGCGCGTGCGTGGAGTGGTGGTTTCGCTGCTTGCGGTTGCGGGGGCAAAAAAACGCTTTTTGTTTCAAGTCGGTGAATGGCAAAAAGAGGGGGTCTGGCTGCCGGTCAAGTGGCGTTTGAAATTGAGCGAATACGGTCAGGATAAACCGTTGCGTGGCGGTGAGTCGTGGTCGTTGTTGGTGCGACTAAAACGACCGCACGGCTTTAAAAATCCAGCGGGGTTTGATTACCAACGTTGGTTAATGATGCAGGGCATTCACGCTACGGGCTATGTGCGGCCTAAAGCGGAGCGTGTTTTTCTAGGGGAAACCTCTGCGGCTTACGGATTGCTGCGTTGGCGGCAAACTCTATCGGATCAACTGCAACGGTTGTTGCCAAAGGATTCATTGCAGGGGATTTTGCGCGCGTTGGTGTTGGCGGATCGAAACGGCATTGAGGAAGATCAGTGGCGGGTGCTGCGCAAAACCGGCACCGCACATTTGGTGGCTATTTCGGGGCTGCACATCGGTTTGGCAGCCGCTCTTGGGCATCTGCTGGCATCGTTGTTGTGGCGCTGTTTGGGCGGCTGGCGCTTGCGCATCGGTCGGCTTGTTTTTGCCGCCTATTTTGCGTTGCTGTTCGCGCTTGTGTATGCCGCGTTAGCGGGGTTTTCTCTACCGACGCAACGGGCGTTGATCATGCTGTCGGTCTGGCTGGGTGCGGTGATCTTTCAGCGACCCTTGAAGCCGTTGCGAGGCCTCTCTCTGGCGCTGTTGGGGGTGTTGCTTCTTGATCCCTTGGCGGCGTTTTCGGCCAGTTTCTGGCTCTCGTTTTCTGCGGTGGCGCTGATTTTTTATCTCTTTGTGGGGCGTTTGCAGCACGAAGTGCGTTGGTTGCAGTGGGGTCGTCTGCATTTAGCCTTGGCACTGGGGTTGTCGCCGCTGTTGCTGCTCTTTTTTCAGCAGAGTTCAGTGGTGGCTCCATTGGCAAATCTGCTGTCGGTACCGTGGATGACGATGGTGGTGGTGCCTCTGTCGTTGTTGGCTACGCTGATTTTGCCATTGGATGCTGCCGTGAGCGGTTGGCTGTTTGAATGGGCTAATTCGGCGCTGTGGCTGCTGTGGTTATTTTTGCAACGTTTGGCAGACGTGCCGTGGGCGGCGTGGCCGTTTGCTGTTTCATCCCTTTGGTTGTTGCCCTCGACAATTTTGGCGCTGCTGCTGCTGTTTGCCCCCCGTGGTTTTCCAGCACGTTGGTTGTTTATGCCGTTATTAATGCCGCTGTTGTTATACCAGCCGCAGCGGCCAAAACAGGGTGAGCTGTTTGTGACGGTGTTGGATGTGGGGCAGGGGTTGTCGGTACTGCTGCAAACACAGCAGCACACTCTGCTTTACGATACGGGGGCGAAATTCAGCGTCCGTTTTGATGCGGCGCGGGCAGTGATTATTCCTTTGCTGCGCCAGCAACGCATTAAGCAGATTGATCGGCTGATTTTATCCCACGATGATGGCGATCATGTGGGGGCATTGCCGCCATTGTTGGATGTGTTTCCAGTAAAACAGTTGAGCAGCGGTCAGCCAGAGCGTTGGCCGCATTTGCGAGTGGATGTCTGTCGTGCCGGTCAGAGCTGGGTCTGGGATGAGGTGCGCTTTGAATTTTTGCACCCAACAGAGAGAGAAGAAAAGGGCGATAATAATTATTCTTGTTTGTTAAAGGTGACGACGCAGTGGGGTTCGGTCTTGTTGACAGGAGACATTGAGAAGCCAGTGGAGAAGAGCCTGTTACGGGCGGGGGCTGATTTGCAGGCAGCGGTGTTGATCGCAGCTCATCATGGCAGTAACTCCTCCTCTAGTTTGGCTTTTATTCAGGCGGTGCGACCGCAGTATGTGATTTATTCAACCGGTTATAAAAACCGTTTTCACTTGCCTCATCCGTCGGTGGTGGCGCGGTTCCAGACGTTGGGGGTGGTGGCGTTTAATACCGCTGAGGTGGGAGCGGTGCGGGTGCATTTGGCTTCTACGCTAAGTGTGTTGCCGATGAAAGTGAAATAAACTACTCTTAGGAAGGTTGGTTGGAGATCGTTTATAAAAAATAATTGGAGAGGCACAAGGAATGAAAAATAATTTTAAAGAAGCACTAAAACACGTTCTGGTTCATGAAGGCGGTTGGGCAGATCATCCCAAAGACCCGGGTGGAGCCACCATGAAGGGGGTCACGTTGATCACTTTTCGGCGGCATTTTGGCAAGGATCGCAGTAAGGAAGAGCTGCGTAACATCAGCGATGTTCAGCTGGAACAGATTTACCGTTCGGGCTATTGGGATAAATGCCACTGCGATGATCTGCCGGAGGGGGTGGATTATGTGGTCTTTGATGGTGCGGTGAACTCAGGGCCTGGACGCAGTGCTAAGTGGTTGCAAGGGGTCATCGGTGCCAAGCAGGACGGTGGCGTCGGTCCGAAAACATTGGCTAAAGTGGCGGAAAAAGAGCCAGCGCAGATGTGTGATTTGATTTGTGATCGTCGTTTGGCCTTTTTACAGAGCTTGCGAACGTGGAAGGTCTTCGGTTTGGGTTGGGGGCGACGTGTGGAAGGGGTGCGTAAACAAGGGCTGAAATTGGCCGGTGGTTTTATCCCCTCGATTGATTATGAGACGGTCAAGCTCGGCTCTCGAAGTGTCTGGGTGGAAAACCTACAACAGGCTTTGGATCTGTTGGTGGATGGGGTGTTTGGTGAAGATACCGATGCCGCCTTGCGTGAGTGGCAAGGCAATCACGGTTTGCAGGCCGATGGCATTGCCGGTCGTGATACCTATCGAGCGTTGGGTTTGATTGCGTAGATCCGTGGGTTGGGTGCTGATTCCGGCGCAGTCCGCAGCATCTCTTTGCCTTGCATTAATAGAAAGTCCAGAAAGGTGCGCGCAGCCAAAGAGAGTTTTTTGTCTCTTAGATGTACGGCGTACCAACGATGAAACAGCGGGAAGCCTTGCACATCAAGCACGGCAATGTGGTTGTGCTCTAATTCCAGACGTAAATTGTGTTTGGATAAAACAGAGATCCCCAAGCCCGCCATCACCGCTTGTTTAATGGACTCACTGCTGCCTAATTCCATATAGGGTTTGATTTTCAAATTCTGTTCGGCAAACAAACGGTCAATGGCCAGTCGTGTGCCAGAGCCTGCTTCACGAATCAAAAAACGTTCTTCTTGTAACTGTTGCAGGCTGATGTTCTGGCAGTGGATCAGTGGGTGATTTCTGTGCGCCACCACCACCAGTTCATTGTCCACAAAGGGGTAAGACTTGACCGGCAGCTCTTTGGGAACCTTGCCCATAATCAACAAATCGTCTTGATTGGACTTCAAGCGTTCCAGCACCCGTGAGCGGTTGGTGACCTTCAATTTTGGTTCCACCAGTTGATGCTGTTGGATAAAGGCACCGAGAAGATGGGGCATAAAATATTTGGCGCTGGTGATGACCGCGATGCGCAGTGGCCCTTTAATGACACTTTCGAGCACGCTGGTGGACTCTTCCAACGACATGACACTGCTGAGGATGTCGAGCGCGGAGTTGTAGACTTCCTCGCCCACCACCGTGGTGTGCAGATGCTTGCCGGTTTTTTCCAGCAGAGTTTGACCAATGGTTTCGCTGAGCTTTTTCACCTGCATGGAGACGGTGGGTTGGCTGAGGTGCAGCTCTTCGGCGGCGCGGGTGTAACTCTCTAGGCGAACGACGGTTTCAAAGATCTGCATTTGGCGCAGGGTGAGTTGGCGAATGAAATTTCTGGTAAGCGCATTTTTCATAGATTATTCTCTATGGATTTAATGGAAGGCATTGGTTTTTTATACCTGAAATTCAGCAGAAATTACGGCTTTTTGACCATTTTCACTGGCGTCATCAAAACCACAATTCCAATACGTGGGTTATCCAAGTAGTGAACCTCTTTGCTGCGCATTTTTCGATGTCCTTGAACGGGATAGGATTGAAAATAGAAGCGTGGTTCTTGGGTTGAATTATCGTTTAGAGGCATCACTTGAATTTCAGTTGTCATTACCTTTTTAATGTTTTCTGACGAGCTGCTTTCTGTCGTAATGGCTTCTGGTATCACAACGGGCATCTGCTCTTGCTGGGTGAAGTTCAGGTCGGTGTAAAGATGCAGGTAGCGTTTCAGTATTACGGTTACGGTGCCTTCAAGCGGGTAGACAAATTGATTGGCTAATTCGGCCTCGGCGTTGTTGCTTCTTTGTCTGCTTCTCAACGGTCGAGAACGGAAACTATTGGCAGCCAGCTCCGTTTCTTTGTTTTCTAGTTCGGGCCGTAACCCCAGTGGTTTGCCTGCTCGAATGTGAATCGCAATGGCCTCTTTTTCAGCCAGTCCAGGTTGTCGCCAAGCGAGGTGTTGCAGCAGCTGGTAGCGTTTTGAATATTTGAGGTGATTGGCTTCTTTAGTAAGCTGATACGCTTCTTTTGGTAAGCTGATAAAACCACCCTGTGGTTTTTTCCAGTGCAACTCTAAGGCCTTTTCTGTATTTACTGGAAAATAGCCCACTGGCCACTGTTCATTGGGGTCAGTTGGGCCAAGATGACGGAAAAAAATCATCTCGATGTCGTAATAACGTTGCTCTTTTTCTATTTCAGCGTGCAGGGTGCTGCCACTCATCAAGAGGCTGAGTAAGATAAAAAACGCAGTGATGATTTTTTTCATAAGAGTCTGTCTTGGCTGGGTGAATTGAGTCTTGTGTTTAGGCGCTGAGTTTGTTGAGCAGTGTGTCGATAAAGTCAAAACGTGTTTCGACCTGCTCTAAATCTGCGCTGAAGCGTAATACAAACGGCGGTGCAAAGCGATAAACATTGGGCAGCAGTTGCACCAGTTGAATCACCTTGCCAATGTCGATACTGGCCTGTTCATCAATGAGTAGGTGACCGTGTTTTGGACCCGCTTCGACTTTTTTAATCTCCAGTTCTTTAACGCGCAGTTTCAGCTCTGAGAGTCGAAATAGGTTTTTTGTCTGTTCCGGAAGCAGGCCAAATCGGTCGATCAGCTCCACTTGCAGCTCGCGCAGTTCGCTTTTGTCTCGTGCGCTGGCGATGCGCTTGTAGAGGATCAAACGGCTGTGAACATCGCCCACGTAGTCGCTCGGCAGCAGGGCAGGCAGATGCAGATCCACTTCGCTTTCGGTGTGCAACGGTTGATCCAGCGACAGCGTTTTGCCTTCTTTGAGGGCGTTGACCGCCCGTTGCAGCAGCTCTTGATAGAGGGTGAAACCGATCTCCTGAATCTGTCCGCTCTGGCCGTCTCCAAGCAGCTCACCGGCACCGCGAATCTCCAGATCGTGGCTGGCCAAGGTGAAACCCACGCCCAACTCTTCCAGGGCTTCGATGGCGCTGAGGCGCTTTTGTGCGTCTGGGGTCATGAGTTTTTTGGGTGGGGTGAATAGGTAGGCGTAAGCGCGATGGTGCGAGCGCCCAACCCGGCCACGCAGTTGATGCAGCTGTGCCAGACCGAGTTTGTCAGCGCGGTTGATGATAATGGTGTTGGCGGTGGGGATGTCGATGCCGCTCTCGATGATGGTGGTACAGACCAGAATATTAAAACGCTGGTGATAAAAATCGAGGGTGACCTGTTCCAGCTCTTGTTCACGCATTTGGCCGTGAGCAACGCGAATCTGCGCTTCGGGCAGTATGGCTTCGATTTGGCGTGCGATCAGATCAATGCTTTTTACTTCGTTGTGCAGAAAATAGATCTGTCCCCCACGAGCCAGCTCTCGCCGACAGGCCTCTTCGATCAGCTCGTCTTGCCACTGACTGACAAAGGTTTTGATCGCGTGACGATGCGCTGGCGGGGTGGCGATAATGGAGAGGTCGCGCATCCCCGCCAAGCTCATATTAAGGGTACGCGGAATGGGGGTGGCGGTGAGGGTGAGAATGTCCACTTCGGCACGCAGGGTTTTGAGCTGTTCTTTGTGGCGCACCCCAAATCGGTGCTCTTCGTCGATGATCACCAGCCCTAGATTTTTGAATTTGATCGATTTTTGCAGCAGTTTGTGGGTGCCGATAATGATGTCCACTTTGCCCTCGGCTAGGGCTAAGAGGCTGTCGTCTTGCTGTTTTTTGCTGCGAAATCGGGACAGGGATTCAATTCGAAACGGCCAATCGGCAAAACGATCGAGAAAATTTTGCTGATGTTGCTGTGCCAGCAAGGTCGTCGGCACTAAGACCGCCACCTGCCGCCCACCGTTGGCGGCAGTGAAGGCGGCGCGCATGGCCACTTCAGTTTTACCAAAACCCACATCACCGCAGACCACCCGATCCATAGATTGGCTTCGCACCATATCCGCCTGTACGGCGTTGATGGCCGTCAGTTGATCGGGGGTCTCTTCGAAGGGAAAGGCTTCGGCAAACAGCGCGTGTTCCGTTGGGTTGATTTTAAAACCGTGTCCGCCACGAGCGGCACGTTGAGCATGAATTTCCAGCAGTTCGGCGGCCACATCGTGAACTTTTTCTGTCGCTTTGCGTTTCAGCTTTTGCCACTGTTCGCCACCCAAACGGTGCAGCGGTGCGTTGTCGGGGTTGGAGCCGCTGTAGCGGGAGATCAAATTGAGCGCCGAAACCGGCACATAGAGTTTGTCTTTTTTAGCGTATTCGAGCAGCAGGAATTCGGTCTCCAGACCGCCCACCTCAAGGGTTACCATGCCGGTGTAACGCCCGACGCCGTGGTCGATGTGAACCACGGGCGCGCCGAGGTGCAGATCGGTGAGGTTGGCGATGACCGCATCGGCATCCCGCGTTGGGTGGCTGTGACGACGGTTTTGCCGCACTCGCTCACCGAGCAGTTGGGATTCGACAAGGATCGCAACGCCTGCTTCGGGCAGCTGCAACCCCTCTTCTAAACTGCCTTCGGCAAGATAAAGAGCACCTTTGGCGTTGAGAAACCACGGCCAACTTTTGCTCAGTTTGGGGTTGATCTGGTTGTCGCGCAGCAGTTCAAGCAGCGCCTCACGTCGCCCAGCGGATTCGGCCAGCAGTAGCACTTTGCCATCGAAGGTGTTTAAGAACTCTTTTAGTGCTGCTAAGGGTGTTTCAGCACGGCTGTCGAGGGTCAGTTTGGGGGGCAGTTCGCTGGCAAAATTATGGCCGTTTTCCTGTTTAAAATTTTGTATTGAGAGACTGTTTTCCAGCACCGTTGCCAGCTCTGCGCAGGGCAGAAAGAGCTGTTGTGGTTCCAGTAGCGGGCGTTCTGGGTCGTGGCGGCGCTGTTCAAAACGGCTGTTGAGCTGTTGCCAAAAGAGTTCGGCGGCGCTTTGACAGTCGTCGAGCGCCAGAGTCAGGGTGTTGTCGGGCAGGTAGTCACTCAGCCGTGAGAGCCGTTCAAAAAAGAGCGGTTGATAATATTCGATCCCAGAAGGGGCGATGCCGTTGCTGACATCACGATAAATGGGCGACTCATTGGCTACCACATCAAAGCGGTCTCGAAAGGCGTTGCGAAAGCGTTTGATCGCCGTTTCGTCGAGGGGAAATTCCCGTGCAGGCAGCAGGTGAATGTGTTCGACTTTTTCCAGACTGCGCTGATCTTCGGGGTTGAAGGTGCGAATGGTGTCGATTTCGTCATCAAACAGGTCAATGCGATAGGGGGTTTTGCTGCCCATGGGAAACAGATCTAAGAGGCTGCCACGCACGGCAAATTCGCCCTGTTCCATCACTTGGGTAACGAGGCGATAACCGCTTTTGTCCAGTTGCAAGCGCATCTGATCCAGATCAATGACCTCGCCTACTTCCAACATCAGTGAGTGGGCATTGAGGTAGTCGATGGGCAGCAGACGCTGCATTACGGTGGCTACGGGGGCGATAAGAATGCCCTGTTTGAGCTGCGGCAGGCGGTAGAGGGTCTCTAGGCGTTGCGAGACGATTTCGCGGTGGGGGGAGAAGTGATCGTAGGGCAGGGTTTCCCAGTCGGGGTAGACCAGCGTGGGGCAGCTCTCGGCCAGAAAAAAGCGCAGTGATTCTTGTAGGCTCTGAGCGGTTTTCATGTCGGGGGTGATCACCAACAGTAAGCCGTCGTGGTTGCGCGCCGCTTCGGCAATGGCCAGCGCCTTGGCACTGCCGTAGAGTTTGCCCCACGAGGGCTGTTGAAGGTGGTTGGAGTTGACCAGCAGAGAGGCGGGTTTTGCTGCTGCCATGAGAGGTGCCTGCGCAAAAAAAGGGGCTATTGTCCCATAATTGGCTGTTTGGGCAAGTCTGTTGGTCGGTTGGCTTTGGTTTATGGGGTGTTAAGGGTGTGTATTTATGGCTGAGTAACTAATAGCAAGAAATCCTTGTTAGTGTGTAACATCAGTTATTTGATTGGAACTGGGTGGATTGAGCCGTTAATGGGGGTACAAAATTTATTAGAGTTGGAACAGTCAAGTGTAATTTTATAAAAGAGTAAGCCATGCCAGAGCCATTTAAAGCGGTTTTTAATCAAGAATTGATTGCCATTATGGCGCATCATTTCCAACGTCAGTGGGCGGGTTTTGATCAGGAGGGTTTTGTGAATGTTGCCTCTCATGATATAGAGACGTTGGAGCTGAAAGCCCGTTCTCAGCAGATCGTAACGGCAATGTTGGAATACGTGCCGAAGGATTTCCAGCTCACCGGTGAGCTGTTATTAAAGACATTAAGTCCGGCTGTGGAGCCAGGTATTTTTCCTCAGAAAAGCGATGATCAGGGGCTTTCGGGTTGGGCGATTATGCCTTTAGCTGATTATGTGGGTTTGTATGGACAAGACCATTTTGAGCTTTCCATGACGCTGTTTAAAGCGCTGACACAACGTTTTTCATCGGAGTTTGGCATCCGTTTTTTTTCTGCTGAAGCAGCCTGAAAAGACCTTGGCTGTTTTAAAACAGTGGTGCAGTGATCCAGATCGACATGTGCGGCGTTTGGTGTCAGAAGGCACGCGGTCTCGGTTGCCGTGGGCAACGCGGTTGCCGCTGTTTATCAAAGACCCGCTGCCGGTTTTGGCGTTGTTGGAGCGTCTTAAAGACGACAAGGATTCTTATGTGCGTCGTTCGGTGGCCAACAACCTTAATGACATTGGTAAGGACAACCCTGCTGCACTGTTGTCGCTTGTGGAAGATTGGATAACCGAAGCGAGCAAAGAGCGGCGGCAATTGATTCGTCATGCGTGCCGCAGTTTGATCAAACAGGGTGAGCAGAGAGCGCTTGAACGGGGTCTCTGTTGGGGAAAAAGAATTTGATCTACAGGTGTAATGGAGCCTATTTCTGTACGCTTGGATTACGGACGGAACTTGCCGCGAGTTACGGAGTCTTGGTCACTGTTATTGGCTTTGTGGCGCGATGGATTTTATCTTACGAGATTGGGTCTGGGTGTGTTATAAAACGGATTGTGTGGCTAACTTGCCGCTAAAATGCACATTTTTAACGGAAAAATCATGAAACATGCATTAACGCCTCAGGATAAAATTTTTTCTGAATTGTCTCAAACGACGACACACCTCTGTTTGCACGTTGCAGATGAGCATCGTGTTTTGCTGGTGAAAGCGATTGAGGCGGCGTGGTTGTTGGAGCAGAATCAGAGGGTGTTGGTCAGCAGTTTGAGGGTGGCTTTTCGGCTAAAGAATTTGGGTGCCGATGAGGAGACTTTGATGGCGGCTTTGTTCAGTGCGCCGTTGATGGAGCAAGAACAGTCACTGGACTTCATCGCGCAAGAGTACGGCGAGACGGTGGCGGCGTTGGTGAAAAGCACCCGCTGGCTGCACTCTTTGGAATACAAAGAGGCGCATGCGGAGGCAGCCGATCAGGCCGAACGTGTGCGGCGTATGGTGTTGGCGATTGTCAATGATGTGCGCGCGGTACTGATTAAGTTGGCTTATCGTGCGCAGCGTTTGCACCACCTCAATCAAGAAGATGAGGCAATGCGACATCGGGTGGCAAAAGAGACCTTGGACATCTATGCACCGTTAGCCAACCGTTTGGGTATCGGTGAGTTGAAGTGGGAGCTGGAAGATCTGGCGTTTCGTTATTTGGAGCCGTTGGCGTATAAGCAGATTGCCAAAGCGCTGGAAGAGCGCCGTGAGGATCGAGAGTATTTTATCCACAGTTTTATGATCTTGCTGCAAGAGGAGTTGGATAAGGAGGGGCTGGAAAGGGTTGAGATCAGCGGTCGCCCCAAACACATCTACAGCATTTGGCGAAAAATGCAGAAAAAACGGATGGAGTTTCAAGAGCTGTTTGATGTCCGTGCGGTACGCGTGATGGTCAGTCGGGTCTCGGAGTGTTACGCGGTTCTGGGTGTGGTGCACAGCTTGTGGAGGCACATTCCACAGGAATTTGATGATTACATTGCCAATCAAAAACCGAACGGCTATCGCTCACTGCATACCGCTGTCTTAGGGCCGGAAGGGAAGTCGGTGGAGGTGCAGATTCGCACCAGAGAGATGCACGAACACGCCGAACACGGTGTGGCGGCTCATTGGCGTTATAAAGATGGGACACCGAACGATTCAAAGCTGGACGATGGGATCGCGGTGTTGCGTCAGTTGCTGGAGCCTGGCCAAGAGGATGATGTTTTGCTGGAGAGCTTCGACGGCGAGATGTTTGGTGATCGGGTGTTTGTTTTGACTCCCAAAGGTGAGGTTTTGGATTTGTTGGCAGGCGCTACGCCCCTTGATTTTGCTTTTCAGGTTCATACCCAGATTGGCTATCGTTGTCGAGGGGCTAAGGTAAACGGTCGTATTGTGCCGTTGGCTTATGTGCTTAAAAACGGCGATCAGGTGGAAATTTTGACCAACAATGTGCCGAAACCGAGCCGCGATTGGTTGAATAAAAGTTTGTCTTATTTGCACACCAGCCGTGCCCGTACCAAGGTTCGTGCTTGGTTTAATATTCAAGATCACGAACAGCATCTGGATGAGGGCAGGCATATTTTAGCCCGTGAGCTGAAACGTCTGAACCTGAAAAATGTGGATCTGGAAGCGCTGGTACATCGACTGGGTTATAAGAAACAGAGCGAGTTATTGGAGGCTTTGGGGCGAAATCAGATCAATGCAGGGCATCTGGTGGAAGGCATTGAGTCTCTGTTGGCTCCGCTGGAAACAGAAGAGCCCTGTCGGCCTGTGGTCTCCGCAGAGCGTTCGGTGGCCAGTGAGGTACGGGTGCTGGGGGTGGGTAACTTGTTAACGCGGATTGCCAATTGCTGTAAACCGGTGCCTTACGATGAGATCATTGGTTTTATCACTCAAGGTAAGGGGGTGACGGTACACCGCTTTGATTGCAACAACGTGCAAAACCTCTCTGATGCGGAGCAGCTCCGTTTGGTGGAGGTGTCTTGGGGTGAGGGCAAAGGTCATTATTCGGTGGACGTGAGGGTGATTGCGTATGATCGTACGGGTCTGTTGAAAGACATTACCTCCATCCTGAGCAATGAACAGATTAATGTGACGGCGTTGAACACCCATTCGGACTTTAAAAAACAGACCGCCCGTTTTCATTTTACTTTAGAGGTTGTGGATATGCGTCAGTTGGGCAGCGTGTTACTCAAAATAGAGCAGCTGCCGAATATTTTGGAGGTGGGGCGGGAGGGTTAAGGGGCTTCTTTGTAGGTGAAGCTTTTTTTAACCAAAATTTCTCCTTGGCTGTTGAGCAGCTCGACATTCCATTCGCCAATCCACTCTGGTAACAGATCTTTGCTGGATGCACTGCGCCAGCGGTGTGATGTTACCGAAAACTCCACTTCAGCGACGACTTTGTTAGCGTAACTCCAACGATAACGCACGGTTTCACCCTGCATGCCGCGCAGTTCGGTGAAGAAAAATACGGTGTTGCTGGTGGTGTAAAAAAAGTCGCTTTTGCCGGTAGGTTCTCGATTTTCAATTCCTGAGGTAAAAAAAGCGCGCCTGACGTAAGCACGTTCATCTGGACTGTT
This sequence is a window from Gammaproteobacteria bacterium. Protein-coding genes within it:
- the mfd gene encoding transcription-repair coupling factor — its product is MAAAKPASLLVNSNHLQQPSWGKLYGSAKALAIAEAARNHDGLLLVITPDMKTAQSLQESLRFFLAESCPTLVYPDWETLPYDHFSPHREIVSQRLETLYRLPQLKQGILIAPVATVMQRLLPIDYLNAHSLMLEVGEVIDLDQMRLQLDKSGYRLVTQVMEQGEFAVRGSLLDLFPMGSKTPYRIDLFDDEIDTIRTFNPEDQRSLEKVEHIHLLPAREFPLDETAIKRFRNAFRDRFDVVANESPIYRDVSNGIAPSGIEYYQPLFFERLSRLSDYLPDNTLTLALDDCQSAAELFWQQLNSRFEQRRHDPERPLLEPQQLFLPCAELATVLENSLSIQNFKQENGHNFASELPPKLTLDSRAETPLAALKEFLNTFDGKVLLLAESAGRREALLELLRDNQINPKLSKSWPWFLNAKGALYLAEGSLEEGLQLPEAGVAILVESQLLGERVRQNRRHSHPTRDADAVIANLTDLHLGAPVVHIDHGVGRYTGMVTLEVGGLETEFLLLEYAKKDKLYVPVSALNLISRYSGSNPDNAPLHRLGGEQWQKLKRKATEKVHDVAAELLEIHAQRAARGGHGFKINPTEHALFAEAFPFEETPDQLTAINAVQADMVRSQSMDRVVCGDVGFGKTEVAMRAAFTAANGGRQVAVLVPTTLLAQQHQQNFLDRFADWPFRIESLSRFRSKKQQDDSLLALAEGKVDIIIGTHKLLQKSIKFKNLGLVIIDEEHRFGVRHKEQLKTLRAEVDILTLTATPIPRTLNMSLAGMRDLSIIATPPAHRHAIKTFVSQWQDELIEEACRRELARGGQIYFLHNEVKSIDLIARQIEAILPEAQIRVAHGQMREQELEQVTLDFYHQRFNILVCTTIIESGIDIPTANTIIINRADKLGLAQLHQLRGRVGRSHHRAYAYLFTPPKKLMTPDAQKRLSAIEALEELGVGFTLASHDLEIRGAGELLGDGQSGQIQEIGFTLYQELLQRAVNALKEGKTLSLDQPLHTESEVDLHLPALLPSDYVGDVHSRLILYKRIASARDKSELRELQVELIDRFGLLPEQTKNLFRLSELKLRVKELEIKKVEAGPKHGHLLIDEQASIDIGKVIQLVQLLPNVYRFAPPFVLRFSADLEQVETRFDFIDTLLNKLSA
- a CDS encoding DNA alkylation repair protein, with the translated sequence MAVLKQWCSDPDRHVRRLVSEGTRSRLPWATRLPLFIKDPLPVLALLERLKDDKDSYVRRSVANNLNDIGKDNPAALLSLVEDWITEASKERRQLIRHACRSLIKQGEQRALERGLCWGKRI
- a CDS encoding bifunctional (p)ppGpp synthetase/guanosine-3',5'-bis(diphosphate) 3'-pyrophosphohydrolase, which translates into the protein MKHALTPQDKIFSELSQTTTHLCLHVADEHRVLLVKAIEAAWLLEQNQRVLVSSLRVAFRLKNLGADEETLMAALFSAPLMEQEQSLDFIAQEYGETVAALVKSTRWLHSLEYKEAHAEAADQAERVRRMVLAIVNDVRAVLIKLAYRAQRLHHLNQEDEAMRHRVAKETLDIYAPLANRLGIGELKWELEDLAFRYLEPLAYKQIAKALEERREDREYFIHSFMILLQEELDKEGLERVEISGRPKHIYSIWRKMQKKRMEFQELFDVRAVRVMVSRVSECYAVLGVVHSLWRHIPQEFDDYIANQKPNGYRSLHTAVLGPEGKSVEVQIRTREMHEHAEHGVAAHWRYKDGTPNDSKLDDGIAVLRQLLEPGQEDDVLLESFDGEMFGDRVFVLTPKGEVLDLLAGATPLDFAFQVHTQIGYRCRGAKVNGRIVPLAYVLKNGDQVEILTNNVPKPSRDWLNKSLSYLHTSRARTKVRAWFNIQDHEQHLDEGRHILARELKRLNLKNVDLEALVHRLGYKKQSELLEALGRNQINAGHLVEGIESLLAPLETEEPCRPVVSAERSVASEVRVLGVGNLLTRIANCCKPVPYDEIIGFITQGKGVTVHRFDCNNVQNLSDAEQLRLVEVSWGEGKGHYSVDVRVIAYDRTGLLKDITSILSNEQINVTALNTHSDFKKQTARFHFTLEVVDMRQLGSVLLKIEQLPNILEVGREG
- a CDS encoding DUF2914 domain-containing protein, translating into MMRLILFLSALLLSPPTLYAATSSPSASNSPDERAYVRRAFFTSGIENREPTGKSDFFYTTSNTVFFFTELRGMQGETVRYRWSYANKVVAEVEFSVTSHRWRSASSKDLLPEWIGEWNVELLNSQGEILVKKSFTYKEAP